The genomic segment TTGTGAAGACCAAGAAAGAATAGGTAGATTTGATTTTTCATGCCAGGCAAGAATTGAATCGTCGACTGATACACAATCTGACCAATATGGTGACTGTGCTTTTGCTAGGCTTAAGTTAGGACTGCTGAAGGAAAAACCTATTAAACTATGGCTCTCTGCATAGTCATTTGCTTCTTGAAGGCGCTCAATTGACCAATTAGAACCTCCAAAAGTGCCAATCCTACCTGCTTCTACATGCTCATTTAATATTTCTAGTATTTCGCCGACATGCACAGTAGGGTCATCACGATGAAGTGCATAGAGCTCAACATAGTCTGTTCTAAGTCTGTCCAAGCTGATTATTAGTTCTTCACCGATTGCTTTTTTATTTATTTGTGAGCCTTTTCGATTGGGGTGACCACCTTTTGTCAGTAGCAAGACATCGTCACGACGTTTGTTTTCTTCCATCCAGATACCTATAGCCTGTTCACTTTTTCCACCTGCATAAACAAATGCTGTGTCGAGGATATTTCCACCGATATTTATATAATTTTCTAGTACCTCAGTAACTTTATCAATAATTTCTGGTGTGAAGTAATCAGTTCCCATTACGAGCCCAGTTATGGTTTTCTCTAGTTTACCAATTTGAATATTCTGCATTTTTAATCCCCCAATCTTTATATTATAAGAATTCTTTCTTGTTTTTCTGCGGAAACAAGTGTACCTTTTATTGCTTTTATATTGCTGATTATATCTACATTCGGGAATTTAATGGGTTTCCCATCAAGTACACTTTCTGCAAAATTGTCAGCCTGTAATGCATAAGGATTAATATTACCATCAAGGATTTTGTTCGTTTGTCCATCTTTGATAATTTCATATGATTGATCTCCAAGGAATGCAGCCTTCATCACGATTCTTCCCTTTGAACCAAGAATCTCGAGCTCATTCCGAAATTCAGCCCACATACTACAATCAAATGTCAAGGCAACACCATTAGAAAACTCCATCATTCCAGAAGCCATCATATCGACATTACCATGTTCTGATGAGAAAAAAGCATGAGCAGTTACCGCCAAAGGCTCCTCATCTAGCAAGAATCTAGCAGCACTAATAGGATAACAGCCTACATCATAAATTGATCCACCACCCCATTCTTTTGTAAAGCGAATGTTACCTGTATCCTCAGCGCCATTAAATGTGAATACAGCATGAATACCCCTTATATCTCCAATTTCACCATTTTTAATCCGAATTTTAATATCTTCATATCGTTTTTGATGGCGATACATAAATGCTTCTGCTAGAATAACACCTGCTTTTGTACAAGCATCTACCATTTCTTTCGCTTCTGTTTCATCTAATGCAATTGGCTTTTCACATAAAATATGCTTTCCAGCCTTAGCGGCTTTAAGTGTCCACTCTTTATGTAAGTGATTTGGAAGAGGAATGTACACTGCATCAATTGAGGGATCATTTAGTAATTCTTCATAGCTACCATATGCTTTTTGAATTCCTAATTCATCAGCATAAGCTTGAGCATTTTCCAAAGAGCGGCTTGCAACTGCCGCGACTACATTTCTTTTTGACTCCTGTATACCCGGGATTACAGACCGCTTTCCAATACTTGCTGTGCTCATAATGCCCCACCGAACTTTTCTTTCTGCCATTATTTAACGCCTCCTCAGATTAAAAATAGTATAACATTAGTATTATGAAATGAAAGAGAGAATACATTAAATATTCCGGTTATATTTTTCGGAGATAACTCCACAATGAATAATCTTGTTTATACAATTAATTGTTGTTTGTTATAAATTGAATATTGTGAAATTGTTGGTATAGTTGAGTAGGTTAAAAAATATTGTCATGTTGTTGCTATGCAAGAGGGGGATAGATTATGTCGGTACATAAATGGTGTAAAGTATTGATTGTTGACGACGAACTGCTAATTAGAAAGGGAATTAAACATTCTATTAATTGGGAGAAAGAGGGCTTTCAAATTATCGGTGAAGCAACGAATGGGGAAGAGGCACTTGATTTAATTGAAACTTTTCGACCACATATAGTAATAACAGACATGGTGATGCCGGTTATGGATGGAGTAGAATTGCCAAAGCAATCAAGGAGGATTATCCACAAATTGAAATTATTATCTTGAGCAGCTTTGGAGATTTTGATTATGTCCGTTCTACATTTCAGCTTGGTATATCCGATTATATACTTAAACCACAATTGGAAGGCGCTGACCTATTAAAGGCGCTTAAACAAGCAGCGCATAAGATTCCAGAAGTTGTATTAGTTGATAATTGTGGTGAGGATGTGACAGTTTCGCTTGAGAGTATGATAGATAGAGTGATGACCGGCTTTGGATTAGACGAAGATCCGGGACTTATAAGGAACATTTTTTCACACAGTCACTTCTGTTTACTTGGGATCGACATTAGAGCTCACATAAATCATAAAAAAAGTGTAATTTGGCCATTAATTGTGGAAATTGAAGGAAGAGTGAAAAGTGATTTTACGCATATTGAAATACATCGATTACCCGTCACTCAAAACATTATGGCTTTTATGTTTAATTTTGAACTGAATCAATTACAAACAGTTAAGGAATTTATTAAGATGATTTCTATGTCACTTACTTTTATTGATACTAAAGTTGGCTGGGCATTAACAGAGCCTTTCACTGAATTTCTTGATTTAAAGCAAGTTTATCAAAATTCTGCTCGACGTACTGGTCATAAAATGTATTAACGTCGAATTAGCCAGTAAGTGCCGGAAGCAACTCCGCCCATGGGCGCCACCTAACGGAGAAAAGCAACGTTAATTTGGCAAACCACTCAACTATGAACAACGAAAAGCGCATACCTATTTAGAATTGGATGATACAATTTATTTATGAGGTGAATATGTAATCCAACTGTGAGTTCCGGAAGAAAAATGGAAGATCTATAGCTGTTTGTCTCGAAATGGATCACTAAAAATACATTTCGTCCAAATGAAAAATTGAACTTTTGAGAGGGGCGAAGTCTTAGATTATAGAGGGTTATCAGTTTATTTGGAATAGTCTCTACTGAAATGCTTGATTTATTACTGGTATTTATGTAATATTGACACCAATCAATTGAAAGCGCTTTAACGAGCTTTTTTAATTGACTTTTTAGGGGGGATGCGTGCGGGAAATATTAAGTGAAGTATTATAAATACAGAATAAAGGGGAGAAATACACGATGCGCCAAGAATATCCAAGACCACAATTGAAACGAAATGAATGGAAAAATCTTAATGGTGTTTGGCAATTTGAATTTGATGACGAAAATAAAGGAATGCAATTAGATTGGCACAAAAATTCATATACTTTAGGAAAAAAAATTAATGTTCCTTTTGCTTATCAGACTGAGTTAAGCGAAATTAATGACCTATCTTTTCATGACTGGGTTTGGTATAGTCGTCAATTTACTGTTCCAGTTAGTTGGGAAAATAAACAGGTGATTCTTCACTTCGGGGCTGTCGATTATCGGGCATGGGTTTATGTAAATGGGGAGTTAGTTGGATTTCATGAAGGAGGACACGTTGCTTTTTCATTTGATGTTACAGATTACCTTAATTGGACGAATGAAACAGTTACATTAAGAGTTGAGGATCCTTCAACAGAAGAAACGATTCCACGAGGAAAGCAGTTTTGGCAAGAAGAGTCAGAAGCAATTTGGTATA from the Sporosarcina psychrophila genome contains:
- a CDS encoding response regulator gives rise to the protein MSVHKWCKVLIVDDELLIRKGIKHSINWEKEGFQIIGEATNGEEALDLIETFRPHIVITDMVMPVMDGVELPKQSRRIIHKLKLLS
- a CDS encoding Gfo/Idh/MocA family protein → MAERKVRWGIMSTASIGKRSVIPGIQESKRNVVAAVASRSLENAQAYADELGIQKAYGSYEELLNDPSIDAVYIPLPNHLHKEWTLKAAKAGKHILCEKPIALDETEAKEMVDACTKAGVILAEAFMYRHQKRYEDIKIRIKNGEIGDIRGIHAVFTFNGAEDTGNIRFTKEWGGGSIYDVGCYPISAARFLLDEEPLAVTAHAFFSSEHGNVDMMASGMMEFSNGVALTFDCSMWAEFRNELEILGSKGRIVMKAAFLGDQSYEIIKDGQTNKILDGNINPYALQADNFAESVLDGKPIKFPNVDIISNIKAIKGTLVSAEKQERILII
- a CDS encoding aldo/keto reductase encodes the protein MQNIQIGKLEKTITGLVMGTDYFTPEIIDKVTEVLENYINIGGNILDTAFVYAGGKSEQAIGIWMEENKRRDDVLLLTKGGHPNRKGSQINKKAIGEELIISLDRLRTDYVELYALHRDDPTVHVGEILEILNEHVEAGRIGTFGGSNWSIERLQEANDYAESHSLIGFSFSSPNLSLAKAQSPYWSDCVSVDDSILAWHEKSNLPILSWSSQARGFFTGRFTPEDRSNEDLVRVFYNDDNWERYRRAEQLAKEKNVETIQISLAYVLNQPFPTAAIIGPQNLAEMLSCSAAAEISLTEDEIKWLDLRTI